CAAATATGCTAATTTATTTAGTCTCTTCACTAATAAACATAGCCAAAAATCTACGGCTTTTTGCCAGAGACCTACTGCGAGGCCTCTACATCTAACACCACTTCCTCTACGTACGCCAAAGGCAAATGGTGCAAAAACCTACGGCCATCACGCAAGGCTATCATGCCATTCAGAAAAGATTCCAGCGTCCCAGACAAGACCCGGCCTTGGGTGGTAATGAGTTGCAGGTCTTTCCCAAGCATTGCCTGGTACTCTTGTTCAAGGTTGGAACGGAAGATGCGGCGCTGCCTTTTACCCATGGCGTTTTAAGGGTGTTTTCCGGAAAATAGGCAATAAATGGAAACTAGCGTTTCAGCAGTGTCTCGTAGCGGGCGCGGTTGGTGGGGTCAATCTGGGTGAGCAAATCATAGGCCTGTTGCTTCTGGGCCGGGGTAGCACTGTTAAAGGCATTGCTCAGCTCCGCGGACTTGGCCTCAAAAAAAGAGCGTAGCACGGCAGCCCCAGGTCTCAGGCGGGCCACCTGCTGGATGTTGCGCAGGGCTTCCAGCATGTTCTGGCGCGCTTTCTCAGGGTCCTGCGCCATTAAATCCAGCCCCTGGCGGTGGTACAGGTACAGAGCCGCGCGGTAAGGTTCAAACTGGGGGTCTACCAGGTTGTTGATGAGCCAGTAGCGGTTACGGGTATCGGCCGTGGCGCTCCAGCCTCCCCCGCCGGCTCCCCCCGAGGAGGTGACCAGGTTCAGGATATTCCGGGCCTCAGCTAAGGCATTGGCGCCACCCATGCGCGAGAAGCTATCATTATCCATGCCTATAATAGTGTAGGCATAGAAAGACAGGATGGCCGTGAGGTTGGTAGTAAACGTATTGGGGGCGTATTGCAGCGGCTGGGCCTGGGTATAATCAAACTCAAACTTGGTGTCTACAAAAGAAAGCACGGTAGTCTCATACCCGGTGCCATAGGTAGGCCGGCTGGAGATGACCTGGGTGTTGGCTTCATAGACCCCAACCTGCGGCATGGCACGCAGCGTGATGAACATTTTGCAGCGTATGCGCTCCTCGTTCTGGTACACGTCACTGGTCCAACGGGTATTGTTCATGACCTCAGAAATGGCGTTCTGCATCTGCTGGAACACCTGGCGGTCGGTGGCCTGCACCTGGTCACTGTTCACAATGACCTCGCAGC
This Rufibacter radiotolerans DNA region includes the following protein-coding sequences:
- the porD gene encoding type IX secretion system protein PorD; its protein translation is MSAKKIAWVVLGLLFPLCSMAQELRCEVIVNSDQVQATDRQVFQQMQNAISEVMNNTRWTSDVYQNEERIRCKMFITLRAMPQVGVYEANTQVISSRPTYGTGYETTVLSFVDTKFEFDYTQAQPLQYAPNTFTTNLTAILSFYAYTIIGMDNDSFSRMGGANALAEARNILNLVTSSGGAGGGGWSATADTRNRYWLINNLVDPQFEPYRAALYLYHRQGLDLMAQDPEKARQNMLEALRNIQQVARLRPGAAVLRSFFEAKSAELSNAFNSATPAQKQQAYDLLTQIDPTNRARYETLLKR